Proteins from a genomic interval of Streptomyces sp. Tu6071:
- a CDS encoding extracellular solute-binding protein: MSVTTTRRGLLRGAVAGLSAAALAPALAACGSVAGSVSSSAGKVRFWHLFQGGDGALMRRMLAKVRADVPGLDPEDTVLDWGAAYYTKLAMASAGGRAPDLAIMHLSRLAGYAPGGLLDPWDTALLEEFGVPQARINPRVRALGRFEKQPYAIPFDTHPFVVFYDRTVMDKAGLLDSDGRLLPPESPAHFLEMAERLRERKGKLGPIMGLFNDTAQAWRMFWGLYSQTGGAFDLSGRKPGVDRDKMVEVVEFFQKVAVDSRSMDYPAGVAAFTTGQSPFIFSGEWELPTFQGAKFDLGASPMPTLFGSPASYADSHSFVLPHQDNADEGRRRAAHQLVAELLKGSMTWAQAGHIPAYLPVVGSKAYAKLDPQSSYAPAAEHPAIDPPAWFTGAGSDFQARMCSALQQGMRGADSAKGTVAEMLSGLDFFLSKPNPA; the protein is encoded by the coding sequence GTGAGCGTGACGACCACCAGACGCGGTCTGCTGCGCGGCGCCGTCGCCGGGCTCTCGGCCGCCGCTCTCGCCCCCGCCCTCGCCGCCTGCGGCTCGGTGGCGGGCTCGGTGTCCTCCTCGGCGGGCAAGGTGCGCTTCTGGCACCTCTTCCAGGGCGGTGACGGGGCGCTCATGCGCCGGATGCTCGCGAAGGTGCGCGCGGACGTCCCCGGCCTCGACCCCGAGGACACCGTCCTGGACTGGGGCGCCGCGTACTACACGAAGCTCGCGATGGCCTCGGCGGGCGGCCGGGCCCCCGACCTCGCGATCATGCACCTCTCGCGGCTCGCCGGATACGCGCCGGGCGGGCTGCTCGACCCCTGGGACACCGCGCTCCTCGAGGAGTTCGGCGTCCCGCAGGCGCGCATCAACCCGCGCGTGCGCGCGCTCGGGCGGTTCGAGAAGCAGCCGTACGCGATCCCCTTCGACACGCACCCCTTCGTCGTCTTCTACGACCGCACCGTCATGGACAAGGCCGGGCTGCTCGACAGCGACGGGCGGCTCCTGCCGCCCGAGTCACCCGCGCACTTCCTGGAGATGGCCGAGCGCCTGCGCGAGCGGAAGGGCAAACTGGGCCCGATCATGGGCCTGTTCAACGACACGGCGCAGGCGTGGCGCATGTTCTGGGGCCTCTACAGCCAGACCGGCGGCGCCTTCGACCTCTCGGGCCGGAAGCCGGGCGTCGACCGGGACAAGATGGTCGAGGTGGTGGAGTTCTTCCAGAAGGTGGCCGTCGACTCGCGGTCGATGGACTACCCCGCCGGGGTCGCCGCCTTCACCACCGGGCAGTCGCCCTTCATCTTCTCGGGCGAGTGGGAACTCCCCACGTTCCAGGGCGCGAAGTTCGACCTCGGGGCCTCCCCGATGCCGACGCTGTTCGGCTCCCCGGCCTCGTACGCCGACAGCCACTCCTTCGTGCTGCCGCACCAGGACAACGCCGACGAGGGACGGCGGCGCGCCGCCCATCAGCTCGTGGCCGAACTCCTCAAGGGCAGCATGACGTGGGCGCAGGCGGGCCACATCCCCGCCTACCTGCCGGTCGTCGGGTCGAAGGCGTACGCGAAGCTCGACCCGCAGTCCTCGTACGCCCCGGCGGCGGAACACCCCGCGATCGACCCGCCCGCGTGGTTCACCGGCGCCGGATCGGACTTCCAGGCGCGCATGTGCAGCGCCCTCCAGCAGGGGATGCGCGGTGCCGACTCCGCGAAGGGGACGGTGGCCGAGATGCTCTCCGGCCTCGACTTCTTCCTCTCCAAGCCCAATCCGGCCTGA